A region of Streptomyces sp. NBC_01788 DNA encodes the following proteins:
- a CDS encoding sensor histidine kinase, with protein sequence MSPQTPTGPRRRLGSIRLSLVLLALVPTVALTAMWGVTTTQMFSEGLRLRSQTALSRSTGAMGTDAALSLQQERGLSAAWLASPHGSRAALEAQRRTTDKAVAELVRHADSIRQAPARIKNRMYSVVASVGSLEYYRGQVDKPTDITGEQALDQYTAIIDDQIHAFQELSQVDDGDLTSQAGPLVALEHAAELVSQENAQLTLAWSSKHMDPEAWDRFAQLVHTRRWLVEDQIVPSLQGSTKTQTERILQSAEWRTLETVEDRVLSARDKATGARGIALPDARERWTTAVDKLSVQYAALIQQQTDELLDRSAERAYGLLLKAAVLSAAGLAALVVCVGMSWRITRSLSRRLLGLRIATLRLAEERLPDVVARLERGETVDVESATPPLDYGTDELGQVAHAFNSAQRTAVHTAVELADTRRGFQKVILGIARQSQNLINLQLSKLDALERRHQDPEFLQGLYELDSMASQLRRYEENLVIISGEQPRRSWSEPVALIDILRGAVGEVAEYQRVEVHTDEEVYLAPPAVADVIHLLAELIDNATAYSAAPSPVGVRAAMVAKGLVIEIEDRGLGMSEEDYAQLNAQLAEAPQFDVVALADDLRLGMFVIARVATRHGITVTLRPSPYGGTSAIVLVPHDIVVHEAPASPRTQPQASGPGRLPAPASPERPAKTPSPAAAARRRTPSAGQNASRAGESGGDAKRTRAPGISPLPRRVPQTSLAAELRGEFTPAVENDPLDDFTAEHAASSLAGFQRGTRRAQHDDSPERDAEPEEAAAPNGPDGRVPAAGTAVPEASTVFEPGGHPPSTSPADRT encoded by the coding sequence ATGTCTCCACAGACACCGACAGGTCCCCGGCGCCGTCTCGGTTCCATTCGGCTCTCGCTGGTCCTCCTGGCCCTGGTCCCCACTGTCGCGCTCACCGCCATGTGGGGTGTGACCACGACCCAGATGTTCTCCGAGGGGCTCCGGCTGCGCTCACAGACGGCGTTGAGCCGTTCGACCGGCGCCATGGGCACCGACGCGGCGCTCAGCCTCCAGCAGGAGCGCGGGCTGTCGGCGGCGTGGCTGGCGTCCCCGCACGGCTCCCGGGCCGCTCTCGAAGCGCAGCGCAGGACCACGGACAAGGCGGTGGCCGAGCTGGTCCGCCATGCCGACTCGATCAGACAGGCCCCCGCCCGCATCAAGAACCGGATGTACTCGGTCGTCGCGTCGGTCGGCAGCCTGGAGTACTACCGGGGCCAGGTGGACAAACCGACGGACATCACCGGCGAACAAGCCCTGGACCAGTACACCGCGATCATCGACGACCAGATCCACGCCTTCCAGGAACTGTCCCAGGTCGACGACGGCGACCTCACCTCCCAGGCCGGCCCGCTCGTGGCGCTGGAGCACGCCGCCGAGCTGGTCTCCCAGGAGAACGCGCAGCTCACCCTGGCCTGGTCGTCCAAGCACATGGACCCGGAGGCGTGGGACAGGTTCGCCCAACTGGTCCACACCCGCCGCTGGCTGGTCGAGGACCAGATCGTCCCCTCGCTCCAGGGCAGCACGAAGACGCAGACCGAACGGATCCTGCAGTCGGCGGAGTGGCGGACGCTCGAGACCGTCGAGGACCGGGTGCTCTCGGCCCGCGACAAGGCCACCGGCGCACGCGGGATCGCGCTGCCGGACGCGCGGGAACGATGGACCACCGCGGTCGACAAGCTGTCCGTCCAGTACGCGGCACTGATCCAGCAGCAGACGGACGAACTGCTCGACCGCAGTGCCGAGCGAGCGTACGGGCTGCTGCTGAAGGCCGCCGTCCTGAGCGCGGCAGGCCTGGCCGCCCTGGTCGTGTGCGTCGGAATGTCCTGGCGGATCACCCGGTCCCTCTCCCGGCGTCTGCTGGGGCTGAGGATCGCCACGCTCCGCCTGGCCGAGGAGCGGCTGCCCGACGTGGTGGCCCGGCTGGAGCGGGGCGAGACGGTGGACGTGGAGTCCGCGACGCCACCACTGGACTACGGCACCGACGAACTCGGCCAGGTCGCCCACGCGTTCAACTCCGCGCAGCGTACGGCCGTGCACACCGCGGTGGAACTCGCCGACACCCGGCGCGGTTTCCAGAAGGTGATTCTCGGAATCGCCCGGCAGAGCCAGAACCTGATCAACCTCCAGCTCAGCAAGCTCGACGCACTGGAAAGACGGCACCAGGACCCGGAGTTCCTCCAGGGCCTGTACGAACTGGACTCCATGGCAAGCCAGTTGCGCCGCTACGAGGAGAACCTCGTCATCATCAGCGGCGAGCAGCCCCGGCGCAGCTGGAGCGAACCGGTCGCGCTGATCGACATCCTGCGCGGTGCCGTCGGGGAGGTCGCCGAGTACCAGAGGGTGGAGGTGCACACCGACGAGGAGGTGTACCTCGCGCCGCCCGCCGTGGCGGACGTGATCCACCTGCTGGCCGAGCTCATCGACAACGCGACCGCGTACTCCGCCGCGCCGAGCCCCGTCGGAGTACGGGCGGCGATGGTGGCCAAGGGCCTCGTCATCGAGATCGAGGACCGCGGCCTCGGTATGTCCGAGGAGGACTACGCCCAGCTCAACGCCCAGTTGGCCGAGGCCCCCCAGTTCGATGTGGTGGCGCTCGCCGACGACCTGCGGCTCGGCATGTTCGTGATCGCCCGCGTGGCCACCCGGCACGGCATCACCGTGACCCTGCGCCCCTCGCCCTACGGCGGTACCAGCGCGATCGTGCTCGTCCCGCACGACATCGTGGTGCACGAGGCGCCCGCCTCCCCGCGGACGCAGCCTCAGGCGTCCGGGCCGGGGCGGCTGCCCGCGCCGGCGAGCCCGGAACGGCCCGCCAAGACCCCGTCCCCCGCCGCCGCTGCCCGGCGGAGGACACCGTCCGCAGGGCAGAATGCCTCCCGTGCGGGTGAAAGCGGCGGCGACGCGAAACGGACACGTGCGCCGGGGATCTCGCCGCTGCCGCGCCGGGTGCCACAGACCAGCCTGGCCGCCGAGCTGCGTGGGGAGTTCACGCCCGCCGTCGAGAACGACCCGCTCGACGACTTCACCGCCGAACACGCCGCCTCCTCCCTGGCCGGCTTCCAGCGCGGCACGCGCCGGGCCCAACACGACGACAGTCCTGAGCGGGACGCGGAACCGGAGGAGGCCGCCGCACCAAACGGCCCCGACGGTCGCGTTCCCGCCGCAGGCACCGCCGTCCCCGAGGCCTCGACCGTGTTCGAGCCCGGAGGACATCCCCCCTCGACTTCGCCCGCCGACCGCACATGA
- a CDS encoding nitrilase-related carbon-nitrogen hydrolase — translation MTSLPSATAAAPESRRTVTAAVVQAAAPLFDTQAALKRAEELIREAVGDRGAEVVVLPEAFLGGYPKGLDFDITVGSRTPAGRELFRRYHAAAIDVPGPETDTLAALTRELGCHAVVGAVERQGGTLYCVALFFGPEGYLGLHRKLMPTAAERYLWGQGDGSTLPVVDTGSARIGAAICWENYMPLFRTAMYAKGVDLWCAPTVDDRDAWQASMRHIALEGRCFVLSAGQYLRREALPDDLHPVQGDAPDTVLIGGGSVIVSPLGEVLAGPLRGSEGILTAELDLDDLTRARFDFDPTGHYARPDVFTLHVDESARRTTVTST, via the coding sequence ATGACTTCCCTGCCCTCCGCCACTGCCGCGGCCCCCGAGTCCCGCCGTACCGTGACCGCCGCCGTCGTTCAGGCGGCCGCCCCGCTGTTCGACACCCAGGCGGCGCTGAAACGCGCCGAGGAACTCATCCGGGAGGCCGTCGGCGACCGGGGCGCGGAGGTCGTCGTCCTGCCCGAGGCGTTCCTCGGCGGCTATCCCAAGGGCCTGGACTTCGACATCACCGTAGGCAGCCGCACCCCGGCAGGCCGCGAACTCTTCCGCCGCTACCACGCCGCCGCCATCGACGTCCCCGGCCCCGAGACGGACACCCTGGCCGCCCTCACCCGGGAGCTCGGCTGCCACGCCGTGGTCGGCGCCGTCGAACGCCAGGGCGGCACCCTCTACTGCGTCGCCCTGTTCTTCGGCCCCGAGGGCTACCTGGGCCTGCACCGCAAGCTCATGCCGACCGCCGCCGAACGCTACCTGTGGGGTCAGGGCGACGGTTCCACCCTCCCGGTCGTCGACACCGGCAGCGCCCGCATCGGCGCCGCCATCTGCTGGGAGAACTACATGCCGCTGTTCCGTACGGCCATGTACGCCAAGGGCGTCGACCTGTGGTGCGCGCCGACCGTGGACGACCGCGACGCCTGGCAGGCGAGCATGCGGCACATCGCCCTGGAGGGCCGCTGCTTCGTCCTCAGCGCCGGCCAGTACCTGCGCCGCGAAGCCCTGCCCGACGACCTCCACCCCGTACAGGGCGACGCGCCCGACACCGTCCTGATCGGCGGCGGCTCCGTCATCGTCTCCCCGCTCGGAGAGGTCCTCGCCGGCCCGCTGCGCGGCAGCGAGGGCATCCTGACCGCCGAACTGGACCTCGACGACCTCACACGCGCACGCTTCGACTTCGACCCCACCGGCCACTACGCGCGCCCCGACGTGTTCACCCTCCATGTCGACGAGTCGGCCCGCCGCACCACCGTCACCAGTACCTGA
- a CDS encoding DUF305 domain-containing protein, translated as MNVFDRVKWRTVAALTLVTLTVGACDSGTDAPEKRSAPGPSVIAPGKPGEPARTLSAADAAKEIPDDSPNAADFEYVQMMIVHHGQALDMTELAPHRAKSANVKRMASRIAAGQGPEIDAMKGWLENHGGKRRTSGGAGSSHHHDHATMPGMATEAQLTQLRAARGAAFDELFLKLMTAHHYGAITMATSVLSDGNNVQVEEMANEVIAQQTSEISRMREMP; from the coding sequence ATGAACGTCTTTGATCGCGTCAAGTGGCGGACAGTCGCCGCCCTCACCCTTGTCACTCTCACAGTCGGCGCGTGCGACTCGGGCACGGACGCTCCGGAGAAGAGGAGCGCGCCCGGCCCCTCCGTGATCGCCCCCGGTAAGCCCGGTGAGCCCGCCCGGACCTTGTCCGCCGCGGACGCCGCCAAGGAGATTCCCGACGACTCCCCCAACGCGGCGGACTTCGAGTACGTCCAGATGATGATCGTCCACCACGGCCAGGCGCTGGACATGACCGAACTGGCCCCGCACCGGGCGAAGTCGGCCAATGTGAAGCGGATGGCCTCCCGCATCGCCGCGGGCCAGGGGCCTGAAATCGACGCCATGAAGGGGTGGTTGGAGAACCATGGCGGAAAGCGGCGCACGAGTGGCGGCGCGGGCTCGTCGCACCACCACGACCATGCCACGATGCCCGGCATGGCCACCGAGGCCCAACTGACGCAGCTTCGCGCGGCGCGGGGCGCGGCCTTCGACGAGCTGTTCCTGAAACTCATGACCGCGCACCACTACGGGGCGATCACCATGGCCACCTCGGTGCTCTCGGACGGCAACAACGTACAGGTCGAGGAGATGGCGAACGAAGTGATCGCCCAGCAGACCAGCGAGATCAGCCGGATGCGTGAGATGCCCTGA
- a CDS encoding GlxA family transcriptional regulator encodes MHTVAVLALDQVIPFDLSTPIEVFSRTRLPDGRPGYQVRVCAERPEVDAGTFTLRAHRTLDGLRGADTVIVPGTAAPTAPLTPEVREALLAAAADGTRIASICTGTFPLAATGLLDGLRATTHWLAADLLAALYPKVTVDPDVLYVDNGRLLTSAGAAAGLDLCLHMIRGDYGSAVAADAARLSVMPLEREGGQAQFIVHDHAPTPQGSSFEPLLAWLQDNLDRNLTVADMAAHAGVSTRTLMRRFREQTGTSPLQWLHRARVRQAQHLLETTRHPVERIAGQVGFGSPTAFRDRFKRTTGVSPQAYRRTFS; translated from the coding sequence ATGCACACCGTCGCCGTCCTGGCGCTGGATCAGGTGATTCCCTTCGACCTGTCCACGCCGATCGAGGTCTTCTCCCGTACTCGGCTCCCCGACGGGCGCCCCGGCTACCAGGTCCGCGTGTGCGCCGAGCGACCCGAGGTCGACGCCGGCACCTTCACCCTCCGCGCGCATCGCACCCTCGACGGCCTCAGGGGTGCGGACACAGTCATCGTGCCGGGCACGGCCGCCCCCACCGCACCGCTCACGCCCGAGGTCCGCGAGGCGCTGCTGGCGGCCGCCGCGGACGGCACCCGGATCGCGTCGATCTGCACGGGCACCTTCCCGCTGGCCGCCACCGGCCTCCTCGACGGACTGCGCGCCACGACGCACTGGCTGGCCGCGGACCTGCTGGCCGCGCTGTATCCGAAGGTGACGGTCGACCCCGACGTGCTGTACGTCGACAACGGCCGGCTCCTCACCTCCGCGGGCGCCGCCGCAGGCCTCGACCTGTGTCTGCACATGATCCGCGGCGACTACGGTTCGGCGGTGGCCGCCGACGCCGCCCGGCTCTCCGTCATGCCGCTCGAGCGGGAGGGCGGACAGGCACAGTTCATCGTCCACGACCACGCGCCCACACCGCAGGGTTCCTCCTTCGAACCGCTGCTCGCCTGGCTCCAGGACAACCTGGACCGGAACCTGACCGTCGCCGACATGGCCGCGCACGCCGGCGTCAGCACCCGCACCCTCATGCGCCGCTTCCGCGAGCAGACCGGGACAAGCCCGCTGCAATGGCTGCACCGGGCGCGCGTCCGGCAGGCCCAGCACCTGCTGGAGACCACCCGGCATCCGGTGGAGCGGATCGCGGGGCAGGTCGGGTTCGGCTCGCCCACGGCGTTCCGCGACCGCTTCAAGCGGACGACGGGCGTCAGCCCACAGGCGTACCGCCGCACATTCAGTTGA
- a CDS encoding PhzF family phenazine biosynthesis protein → MTTNAPRPEVLRYTAFSGDPDGGNPAGVVLDAAALDDSDMLAIAAGLGYSESAFLTAPPEDLDGSEGRAYSIRYFSPKAEVPFCGHATVATAVALAERTGPGKLLFATRAGTVPVEVAEEGGTVRATLTSVEPHIDEIGPADLAEALAALGWPAADLDPAFPPRIAFAGARHLVLGAATRARLADLAYDFQRLEALMHRLDLTTLQLVWRKSPAVFHVRDPFPVGGVVEDPATGAAAAAFGAYARELGLVPEDAVLTLHQGEDLGRPGELTVTLRAGDPRVRVGGTGVRIG, encoded by the coding sequence ATGACGACGAACGCGCCGCGGCCCGAGGTGCTGCGCTACACCGCCTTCTCCGGCGACCCCGACGGCGGAAACCCCGCCGGTGTGGTTCTGGACGCCGCCGCCCTGGACGACAGTGACATGCTGGCCATCGCCGCCGGCCTCGGGTACTCGGAGTCCGCCTTCCTGACCGCGCCTCCGGAGGACCTGGACGGCTCGGAGGGACGGGCCTACAGCATCCGTTACTTCAGCCCCAAGGCCGAGGTGCCGTTCTGCGGGCACGCCACCGTCGCGACCGCCGTCGCGCTCGCCGAGCGGACCGGTCCCGGGAAGCTCCTGTTCGCCACGCGAGCCGGCACCGTGCCGGTGGAGGTGGCCGAGGAGGGCGGGACGGTCAGGGCCACACTCACCAGCGTCGAGCCGCACATCGACGAGATCGGTCCCGCCGACCTCGCGGAGGCGCTCGCCGCGCTCGGCTGGCCGGCCGCCGACCTCGACCCGGCCTTCCCGCCCCGTATCGCATTCGCCGGTGCCCGCCATCTCGTGCTCGGGGCGGCGACCCGCGCGCGCCTGGCGGATCTCGCGTACGACTTCCAGCGGCTCGAAGCTCTGATGCACCGCCTTGACCTGACCACACTTCAGTTGGTGTGGCGGAAGTCGCCCGCCGTCTTCCATGTCCGTGACCCGTTCCCCGTCGGCGGCGTCGTCGAGGACCCGGCGACCGGCGCCGCGGCCGCCGCGTTCGGCGCGTACGCCCGTGAGCTCGGCCTGGTCCCCGAGGACGCCGTCCTCACCCTGCATCAGGGTGAGGACCTGGGCCGCCCCGGCGAACTCACGGTGACGCTGCGCGCGGGTGACCCGCGCGTCCGTGTCGGCGGCACGGGAGTCCGCATCGGCTAG
- a CDS encoding M28 family metallopeptidase: MNARNRRTTVAAVSAAGLIAPLLLIGSGTASAHSDPAKEAVQLAKKLVKKSNAEDAYEHLKKFQRIADKNGNTRVAGSEGHRQSAEYVEGLLRKAGYSVTRNEFDYPFAETLAQSLRVVSPQQQDVPVIAMTYSASSPVGGITAPVAVVPIDDTTGCEPGDYASGTFTGKIALIKRGGCTFAEKQGAAAGAGAVGAIIYNNTEGALNGTLGDPSAARIPAGGVTQADGEALAAKAAAGAVTVNLEIRTFAETRHTYNVIAETKSGSADNVVMFGAHLDSVAAGPGINDNGSGSAGILDVALNLAHEKVKNKVRFAWWSAEEFGLLGSEAYVDGLSAADRAKVKLYLNFDMIASPNYAQFVYDGDDSDQVGAGPGPEGSAQLERQITDYLDSRRIPHEGTDFTGRSDYGPFIEVGIPSGGTFTGAEGIKTAEQAKVYGGKAGVAYDACYHAACDNLKNINMKAFDVNIDVIANAVGQYAWDTSILSKPVTPQNTKGSAGSGGGLHDGHDHEVTE, translated from the coding sequence TTGAACGCTCGGAACCGCCGTACCACGGTAGCCGCCGTATCCGCCGCAGGGCTCATAGCGCCGCTGCTGCTGATCGGCTCGGGCACCGCCTCCGCTCACAGCGACCCTGCGAAGGAGGCTGTCCAGCTCGCGAAGAAGCTCGTCAAGAAGAGCAACGCCGAGGATGCCTACGAGCATCTGAAGAAGTTCCAGCGGATCGCCGACAAGAACGGGAACACCCGGGTGGCCGGGTCGGAGGGGCACCGGCAGTCGGCCGAATACGTCGAAGGCCTGCTGCGGAAGGCCGGGTACTCGGTGACCCGGAACGAGTTCGACTACCCGTTCGCCGAGACGCTGGCGCAGAGCCTGCGGGTGGTGTCGCCGCAGCAGCAGGACGTCCCGGTGATCGCCATGACGTACTCGGCCAGCAGCCCGGTCGGCGGTATCACCGCCCCGGTCGCGGTGGTGCCGATCGACGACACCACCGGCTGCGAGCCGGGGGACTACGCCTCCGGGACGTTCACCGGCAAGATCGCACTGATCAAGCGCGGCGGCTGCACCTTCGCGGAGAAGCAGGGGGCCGCCGCCGGCGCGGGCGCGGTCGGCGCGATCATCTACAACAACACCGAGGGCGCGCTCAACGGCACCCTGGGCGACCCGTCCGCCGCCAGGATCCCGGCGGGCGGCGTCACGCAGGCGGACGGCGAGGCGCTCGCGGCGAAGGCCGCCGCCGGCGCGGTGACCGTCAACCTGGAGATCCGCACCTTCGCGGAGACCCGGCACACCTACAACGTGATCGCCGAGACCAAGAGCGGCAGCGCCGACAACGTGGTGATGTTCGGCGCCCACCTGGACTCGGTGGCGGCCGGGCCGGGCATCAACGACAACGGCTCCGGCTCCGCCGGCATCCTCGACGTGGCCCTGAACCTCGCCCACGAGAAGGTCAAGAACAAGGTACGTTTCGCCTGGTGGTCGGCCGAGGAGTTCGGCCTGCTGGGCTCGGAGGCGTACGTCGACGGCCTTTCGGCGGCGGACCGTGCGAAGGTCAAGCTGTACCTGAACTTCGACATGATCGCCTCGCCGAACTACGCCCAGTTCGTCTACGACGGCGACGACTCCGACCAGGTCGGTGCCGGCCCCGGCCCGGAGGGCTCGGCGCAGCTCGAGCGGCAGATCACCGACTACCTGGACAGCAGGCGCATCCCGCACGAGGGCACCGACTTCACCGGCCGCTCCGACTACGGGCCGTTCATCGAGGTGGGCATCCCCTCGGGCGGCACGTTCACCGGCGCGGAGGGCATCAAGACCGCCGAGCAGGCAAAGGTGTACGGCGGTAAGGCCGGAGTCGCGTACGACGCCTGCTACCACGCGGCCTGCGACAACCTGAAGAACATCAACATGAAGGCGTTCGACGTCAACATCGACGTCATCGCCAACGCGGTGGGCCAGTACGCCTGGGACACCAGCATCCTGAGCAAGCCGGTGACGCCGCAGAACACCAAGGGTTCGGCGGGCAGCGGGGGCGGCCTGCACGATGGCCACGACCACGAGGTCACCGAGTAA
- a CDS encoding LVIVD repeat-containing protein, with protein sequence MNLLNGPRTRPRRLGVVAAATGLLAALLTAAPAMATPDPGDAATTPQRVSKSEAAETRAAIADGEIPAQDEIVHSDNIEHLVNVPKDALTDLNSDLAFQGKYVFAGNYDGFRIFDISNPKAPKTVSQVLCPGSQNDVSVYGNLLFLSTDSSRSDNSCSSTSQPATEKSSWEGMKIFDISNKKSPKYVAAVETNCGSHTHSLVPHGRNVYIYVSSYSPSPSFPDCQPPHDGISIIKVPRDAPQKAAVVNFAVLFPGDGPDGGGNPGAPTNPGVSKTTGCHDITVLPSKDLAAGACMGDGILMSIKDPEHPKVIDQVQDNVNFAFWHSATFNQTAKKVVFTDELGGGGAATCNAAIGPNRGADGIYDIVGKGDQRKLVFRGYFKIPRHQTDTENCVAHNGSLIPVKGRDLMVQAWYQGGVSVWDFTDSTQPKEIGYFERGPLSTDRLTVGGSWSAYYYNGYIYSNDIAKGFDVLKLNDRRTDPARKIHLDQLNVQSQPDYFD encoded by the coding sequence GTGAACCTGTTAAACGGTCCCCGAACACGGCCCAGGCGCCTGGGGGTTGTGGCGGCCGCCACCGGCCTGCTGGCGGCGCTGCTCACCGCGGCTCCGGCCATGGCGACGCCCGACCCCGGCGACGCCGCGACCACACCCCAGCGAGTGTCGAAGAGCGAGGCGGCCGAGACCAGAGCGGCCATCGCCGACGGCGAGATACCGGCGCAGGACGAGATCGTCCACTCCGACAACATCGAGCACCTCGTCAACGTCCCCAAGGACGCCCTGACGGACCTGAACTCGGACCTCGCCTTCCAGGGCAAGTACGTGTTCGCCGGCAACTACGACGGCTTCCGCATCTTCGACATCAGCAACCCGAAGGCGCCCAAGACGGTCTCCCAGGTGCTCTGCCCGGGATCGCAGAACGACGTGTCCGTCTACGGGAACCTGCTGTTCCTGTCGACCGACTCCTCGCGCAGCGACAACTCCTGCTCGAGCACGTCGCAGCCCGCGACCGAGAAGTCGTCGTGGGAGGGCATGAAGATCTTCGACATCAGCAACAAGAAGAGCCCCAAGTACGTCGCGGCCGTCGAGACCAACTGCGGCTCGCACACGCACTCCCTCGTTCCGCACGGCCGTAACGTCTACATCTACGTGTCCTCGTACTCCCCGAGCCCGTCGTTCCCCGACTGCCAACCGCCGCACGACGGCATCTCGATCATCAAGGTGCCGCGCGACGCTCCCCAGAAGGCCGCGGTCGTCAACTTCGCCGTGCTCTTCCCGGGTGACGGCCCCGACGGTGGCGGAAACCCCGGCGCGCCCACCAACCCGGGTGTCTCCAAGACGACCGGCTGCCACGACATCACCGTGCTGCCGTCGAAGGACCTGGCCGCCGGTGCCTGCATGGGCGACGGCATCCTGATGTCCATCAAGGACCCGGAGCACCCGAAGGTCATCGACCAGGTCCAGGACAACGTCAACTTCGCGTTCTGGCACTCGGCGACCTTCAACCAGACCGCGAAGAAGGTCGTCTTCACCGACGAACTCGGCGGCGGAGGCGCCGCGACCTGCAACGCGGCCATCGGCCCGAACCGCGGAGCCGACGGCATCTACGACATCGTCGGCAAGGGCGACCAGCGCAAGCTCGTGTTCCGCGGCTACTTCAAGATCCCGCGCCACCAGACGGACACCGAGAACTGCGTCGCCCACAACGGCTCGCTGATCCCGGTCAAGGGCCGCGACCTCATGGTCCAGGCCTGGTATCAGGGCGGCGTCTCGGTCTGGGACTTCACCGACTCGACGCAGCCGAAGGAGATCGGCTACTTCGAGCGCGGCCCGCTGAGCACGGACCGGCTGACCGTGGGCGGCTCCTGGTCCGCGTACTACTACAACGGCTACATCTACTCGAACGACATCGCCAAGGGCTTCGACGTGCTCAAGTTGAACGACCGGCGCACCGATCCGGCCCGGAAGATCCACCTGGACCAGCTGAACGTCCAGAGCCAGCCGGACTACTTCGACTGA
- a CDS encoding substrate-binding domain-containing protein, which translates to MKTPPPLTYRRSAPGTAVTAAVAVCLLLAGCSGSDGSDSGQGSRGSGGSGLKVAMVTHGAEGDAFWELVRRGAEVAAAKDGIELTYVSDPEPAQQAELVRDAIRDGVDGIALTLAKPDAMKGPIAEAKAAGIPVVGINSGISAWRSSGALQYFGQDDSVAGRAVGDKLDALGAKHALCVIHERGNVGLEARCAGVKKAFDGRTDMVYSDGTDMDALTESIAARLRLDPNIDEVVTNGAQFALAAVKSVHKAGSRAHVATFDLNKDLVKAVQAGDVQFAVDQQPYLQGYLAVDALWLHKSNGNISGGGVEPVLTGPAFVTKSNVASVAKLAANGTR; encoded by the coding sequence ATGAAGACCCCTCCCCCGCTCACGTACCGCAGATCCGCTCCCGGCACCGCCGTGACGGCCGCGGTCGCCGTCTGCCTGCTCCTGGCCGGCTGCTCCGGCTCCGACGGCTCCGACTCCGGGCAAGGCTCGCGGGGGTCCGGCGGGTCCGGACTCAAGGTCGCCATGGTCACCCACGGGGCCGAGGGGGACGCCTTCTGGGAACTGGTCCGCAGGGGTGCCGAGGTGGCCGCCGCGAAGGACGGCATCGAGCTGACGTACGTGAGCGACCCCGAACCCGCCCAGCAGGCGGAGCTGGTGCGGGACGCGATCCGGGACGGAGTCGACGGTATCGCGCTGACCCTGGCCAAGCCGGACGCGATGAAGGGGCCGATCGCGGAGGCCAAGGCGGCGGGCATCCCCGTGGTCGGGATCAACTCCGGTATCAGCGCCTGGCGTTCCAGCGGTGCGCTGCAGTACTTCGGCCAGGACGACAGCGTCGCGGGCCGGGCCGTCGGGGACAAGCTGGACGCCTTGGGGGCCAAGCACGCCCTGTGCGTCATCCACGAGCGGGGCAACGTCGGCCTGGAGGCACGCTGCGCCGGCGTGAAGAAGGCCTTCGACGGCAGGACCGACATGGTCTACAGCGACGGCACCGACATGGACGCGCTGACCGAATCCATCGCCGCCCGGCTGCGGTTGGACCCCAACATCGACGAAGTGGTCACCAACGGAGCACAGTTCGCGCTGGCCGCAGTCAAGTCCGTGCACAAAGCGGGCAGCAGGGCGCACGTCGCCACCTTCGACCTGAACAAGGACCTGGTCAAGGCGGTTCAGGCCGGAGACGTGCAGTTCGCGGTTGACCAGCAGCCCTATCTGCAGGGCTACCTCGCGGTCGACGCGCTCTGGCTCCACAAGTCCAACGGCAATATCAGTGGCGGCGGCGTCGAACCGGTGCTCACCGGTCCCGCCTTCGTGACCAAGTCGAACGTCGCGTCGGTGGCCAAGCTGGCCGCCAACGGCACGCGCTGA
- a CDS encoding SAM-dependent methyltransferase has translation MDERSVGGTVPVNSSVAHPARVYNVWLGGKDHYPADQEAARLAAAANPKIVPAVRANRAFLGRAVRRLACEAGIRQFLDIGTGIPSADNTHEVAQRVDPGARVVYVDNDPIVLAHARALLVSTEQGATDYLEADLRDVDRILTAARETLDLSQPVGLMLVAVLQYVPDADDPRGIVRRLLDALAPGSHIVLSHPAADIGAEEVAASMRVYNDRAAEHAGATPRTHAEVTRFFDGAELLDPGVVQLSEWHPDPAGGPSPGELPMWCGVGRKP, from the coding sequence ATGGACGAGCGTTCGGTGGGTGGAACGGTGCCGGTCAACTCTTCGGTGGCGCATCCCGCGCGGGTGTACAACGTCTGGCTGGGCGGCAAGGACCACTACCCGGCCGACCAGGAGGCGGCCCGACTGGCCGCCGCGGCAAACCCGAAGATCGTTCCGGCGGTCCGGGCCAACCGGGCCTTCCTGGGACGCGCGGTGCGGCGGTTGGCATGCGAGGCGGGGATCCGGCAGTTCCTCGACATCGGCACCGGGATCCCGTCCGCCGACAACACACACGAGGTGGCGCAGCGCGTCGACCCCGGGGCCCGGGTGGTCTACGTCGACAACGATCCCATCGTCCTCGCTCATGCCCGCGCGCTGCTGGTCAGCACCGAGCAAGGGGCGACGGACTACCTGGAGGCGGACCTGCGGGACGTGGACCGCATCCTGACGGCGGCGCGGGAGACGCTGGACCTGTCGCAGCCCGTGGGCCTGATGCTCGTGGCGGTCCTGCAGTACGTTCCGGACGCCGACGACCCCCGCGGCATCGTCCGACGGCTCCTCGACGCGCTCGCCCCCGGCAGCCACATCGTCCTCTCCCACCCGGCCGCGGACATCGGAGCGGAGGAGGTTGCCGCGTCGATGCGCGTGTACAACGACCGGGCCGCCGAACACGCGGGAGCCACGCCCCGCACCCATGCCGAGGTCACCCGGTTCTTCGACGGCGCGGAACTCCTCGACCCCGGCGTCGTCCAGCTGTCCGAATGGCATCCCGACCCCGCGGGTGGCCCGTCTCCCGGCGAGCTGCCGATGTGGTGCGGGGTCGGCCGCAAGCCTTGA